The following proteins are co-located in the Cryptosporidium parvum Iowa II chromosome 6, whole genome shotgun sequence genome:
- a CDS encoding CG6539/Dhh1-like SF II RNA helicase, protein MFSQDLKKNELPDDIRLKVSHNIRFSDFPLHRCLIDALFSNGFIFPSPVQYHILSQGAIEENLLVQAKSGTGKTIAFVLFILNKLLDSLDNCLERSSLCFELKSLFIAPTREICIQINKTISMFLNSIKDIYSIDSVCCIGGSPIFEDFGKFHFNIPTLLVSTPGRFIQLINCESNNFFSVEILKDSLFFIIFDEADRLLEDCFIEQSKYILELCLGSTAAQFIACSATFPIDKLQLLKRTLYKININSRDEKLFKLRQIQLCSSFTTKNVNVGYLEVLNHVQDIRNADAMYPNSRLSVSNTLENPVLKNMIFFLYDSFLSEIFQLDGLTENNYHQWAYIVNSIVDILIKVPFRQSLIFTNNGSVGYKVMSALNSLNIPTLYTNGKRSQIEREEIITSLIENKCRVVVCSDLLARGIDIRMIDLIINIDVPIDRETFLHRAGRSGRFGQKGIVICIPSNKQDYDSFLYFFNQLGINSLRFSDCFMQPEKKCGSYPFTCDNLYLNLYDSVPTQSKLNSCESVLFSPKVPGCKFPNKKSDNTNSSCSNIDQIYQNYQETINNLKITNVDRTVLNSWRHIEITT, encoded by the coding sequence ATGTTTTCACAAgacttaaaaaaaaatgaactTCCTGATGATATCAGGCTTAAAGTAAGTCATAATATAAGGTTTTCAGATTTTCCTCTTCACAGGTGCTTAATTGATGCACTTTTCTCTAATGgttttatttttccttCGCCTGTGCAATATCATATTTTGAGTCAAGGAGCTATAGAGGAAAACTTATTAGTCCAAGCAAAGTCCGGAACCGGAAAAACTATTGcatttgttttatttattctcaATAAACTATTGGATAGTTTAGATAACTGTTTGGAGCGATCAAGCCTTTGTTTCGAACTAAAATCTCTTTTTATCGCTCCAACAAGAGAGATTTGCATTCAAATAAACAAGACGATCTCAATGTTTttgaattcaattaaagatatttacTCTATAGACAGTGTTTGCTGTATAGGAGGAAGCCCTATTTTCGAAGATTTTGGAAAGTTTCATTTCAACATTCCTACTTTATTAGTATCTACACCAGGGagatttattcaattaataaattgtgAATCAAACAACTTTTTTTCTGTAGAAATTTTGAAGGattcacttttttttataatttttgatgaaGCTGATCGTCTTCTTGAAGATTGTTTTATTGAGCAATCAAAGTATATATTAGAACTATGTTTAGGTTCTACAGCTGCTCAATTTATAGCATGTTCAGCTACCTTCCCTATTGATAAATTACAGCTACTTAAAAGAACATTGTATAAAATCAACATAAATTCGAGGGACGAGAAACTATTTAAGTTGAGGCAAATTCAATTATGTTCATCCTTCACAACAAAAAATGTAAACGTTGGCTATCTTGAAGTATTGAATCATGTTCAAGACATTAGAAATGCAGATGCCATGTATCCAAATTCAAGATTATCGGTTTCGAACACTCTTGAAAACCCCGTACTAAAAAAtatgatattttttctataCGATTCTTTTTTAAGTGAAATATTTCAGCTAGATGGATTAACTGAAAACAATTACCATCAGTGGGCATATATAGTGAATTCAATTGTCGATATTTTGATCAAAGTTCCATTTAGGCAGTCACTTATTTTTACTAATAATGGTTCTGTTGGATATAAAGTTATGTCTgctttaaattcattaaatatcCCAACTTTATATACAAATGGAAAAAGATCGCAAATTGAAAGAGAGGAAATAATTActtcattaattgaaaataagtGTAGGGTTGTAGTCTGTTCTGACTTACTTGCACGTGGAATTGACATAAGAATGATTGAtcttataattaatatcgATGTACCTATTGATAGAGAGACTTTTTTGCATCGTGCAGGTAGATCTGGTAGATTTGGGCAGAAGGGCATTGTAATTTGTATACCTTCAAATAAGCAAGACTACGATtcatttttgtatttttttaatcaattAGGAATAAATTCCTTAAGATTTTCAGATTGCTTCATGCAACCAGAAAAAAAGTGTGGTTCATACCCTTTTACATGCGATAATTTATACTTGAATTTATACGACTCCGTTCCCACTCAATCAAAGTTAAACTCATGCGAAAGCGTCTTGTTCAGCCCTAAAGTTCCAGGATGTaaatttccaaataaaaaaagcgataatacaaattcttcatgttcaaatattgatcagatttatcaaaattatcaagAGACAATCAACAACTTAAAAATAACTAATGTAGATAGAACTGTTTTGAACTCTTGGAGGCATATAGAAATTACAActtaa
- a CDS encoding acetyltransferase, GNAT family, with product MTQIIKNQKISRKKSIAISRKNKYKCLIKEIRKSKDFFLNLLQDKNLIYFKTELTKISNRSNLHIARRSDLSSTHMENILKITRDNMKILYDENPWGDIWSQGWDDHLKMNELCHNLSNYIIIYERNTDNATNTIMSTDCSSDISFHNDLRTDINILSFLSFRFELEDEFDSCNKHIIGYMYELQSLVKGKGYGRLLIDLLRFICNELQIYKIICTVLRKNVDAVRFYTKKCGFAIDETSPENEPYIILSTNTSK from the coding sequence atgactcaaataattaagaaTCAGAAAATTTCAAGGAAAAAATCAATAGCTATAAGtagaaagaataaatataaatgtttaattaaagaaattagaaAGTCTAAAGActtctttttaaatctGCTCCAAGAcaaaaatttgatataCTTTAAGACagaattaacaaaaatatcaaatagATCAAATCTTCACATTGCAAGAAGAAGTGATTTGTCCAGCACTCATAtggaaaatatattaaaaattacgAGGGATAACATGAAAATTCTTTATGACGAAAATCCATGGGGCGATATTTGGAGTCAAGGTTGGGATGatcatttgaaaatgaatgaATTATGCCATAATTTGtctaattatataattatttatgaaAGAAATACAGATAATGCTACTAATACTATAATGAGCACTGACTGCTCTTCAGATATAAGCTTCCACAATGACTTACGTACGGATATAAATATCTTGTCGTTTTTGAGCTTCCGCTTCGAGTTAGAGGATGAATTTGACTCATGTAATAAGCATATAATAGGATATATGTATGAATTGCAATCATTGGTTAAAGGGAAAGGTTATGGAAGACTTCTTATTGATTTGCTCCGTTTCATTTGTAATGAACTTCAGATATACAAAATAATATGTACAGTATTAAGAAAGAATGTTGACGCAGTGAGATTTTATACTAAAAAGTGTGGCTTCGCTATTGACGAAACATCTCCAGAAAATGAGCCATACATCATTTTATCTACTAATACTTCAAAATAA
- a CDS encoding HT-1080/Cdc123p - like protein encodes MHLYGSNHTKNAFSLGNTRSFVKSILANDYRLEFFLNDTYRLDNKYVPGELRGIINCERINIDEEHLMINHSVFSLKKHVFLLLKLKIDKKNKIIQLFPIEIKYSQNEKNEYSLIEELIVENNIEIADPISILEKNFDYFHLNEALENLFTPNLDSLMDFIFFIWAADDEFWDKNKLCDMGISKWYERLSNYKSKVTIDGILFNIPDSLILEYFELDGFDINYEALSESSRKCLEDINKSIRENTEFFSMGFSPKFTWSAPTDATWINSNRSICCRTLEELFILLKASTKVSEDIDRAKEGNISNVLLLREYVPTLNEMFEFRVFIGGCSLHSEYKILGISQRHICYYYKELSENFKLRTDIKSCIMEFFLYSKKELILELFDIFNSMCIAFDIYISNYKDKLSILIIDVQPLLHASPLLFNLFELKLNLLTEEGTELGFDILRTTENNSTKNMINNSYLKGFVPDELLSVSNSDFYNNETLDKLEWIDYK; translated from the coding sequence atgcATTTATATGGCTCTAATCATACTAAAAATGCCTTTTCTTTAGGAAATACACGATCATTCGTCAAATCCATATTGGCTAACGATTATAGACtggaattttttttgaacGATACCTACAGGCTAGACAATAAATATGTTCCGGGCGAATTACGTGGAATAATTAATTGTGAGCGAATAAACATAGATGAAGAGCATTTGATGATTAATCACTCagtattttcattaaaaaaacacGTTTTTCTATtgttaaaattaaagattgataaaaaaaataaaataattcagttatttccaattgaaattaaatatagCCAAAAcgaaaaaaatgaatattctttaattgaagaattgatagttgaaaataatattgagaTTGCCGATCCTATTTCAATTCTCGagaaaaattttgattattttcatttaaatgaagcccttgaaaatttattcaCGCCTAACTTAGACTCATTAATGGActtcatattttttatttgggCTGCAGATGATGAGTTTTGggacaaaaataaattatgtGACATGGGAATATCAAAATGGTATGAAAGGCTAAGTAATTACAAATCCAAGGTTACAATAGATGGGATTTTATTTAACATTCCAGATTCATTAATACTTGAGTATTTCGAATTAGATGGCTTTGACATAAACTATGAAGCCCTATCAGAGAGCTCAAGGAAGTGCCtagaagatattaataaatcgATCAGAGAAAATACAGAGTTTTTTAGTATGGGCTTTTCACCAAAATTTACATGGTCAGCTCCTACAGACGCAACTTGGATCAATTCAAATAGAAGTATTTGTTGCAGGACTttagaagaattatttattcttttaaaagCATCTACAAAAGTTTCTGAGGACATTGATAGAGCGAAAGAAGGAAATATAAGTAACGTATTATTGCTTAGAGAGTATGTACCAACACTAAATGAAATGTTCGAATTTAGAGTGTTCATTGGGGGATGTAGCCTACATTctgaatataaaattttagGTATAAGCCAAAGGCATATATGTTACTATTACAAAGAGCTTTCTGAAAACTTCAAATTGAGAACTGATATTAAATCTTGTATCATGGAATTTTTTCtgtattcaaaaaaagaattgattTTAGAATTATTCGACATTTTTAACAGTATGTGTATTGCatttgatatatatatctCAAATTATAAAGACAAATTATCAATTCTTATAATTGATGTACAACCTTTATTGCACGCTTCGCCccttttattcaatttattcGAACTCAAACTCAATTTATTGACTGAAGAAGGAACAGAGTTAGGTTTTGATATTCTAAGAACAACAGAGaataattcaacaaaaaacatgattaataatagttatCTAAAAGGTTTCGTTCCGGACGAACTTTTATCCGTTTCTAACTCCGActtttataataatgaaactCTAGATAAACTAGAATGGATTGATTATAAATAG
- a CDS encoding cyclin M2-like membrane-associated protein with 4 transmembrane domains and 2 CBS domains produces the protein MVRCSKLSCQYLSTKLISAIIYLAILGLTDHCILCDALQISNSTDNELVSDAGESKYKTGSIEFYLCILFSIALIFFGGILSGLTTGLMSLDSVQLRVLIEAGNEHEKRWASIALDLIKRHHLLLVTLLLANSICMEALPLFLDRIIPSWVAVICSVTAILIFGEILPQAICTGKHQLRIAASCATFVRCLIICLFVFSWPISKFLDYFIGENGKTNNFYARGQLKALIALHRRTGEFDNAPISLLSVVPNIMDGRVEKKIYIEEVQVNDSGKNQHNDIKGKIQSFEKMHLSPSFFQTLLDSNERFIIGSQKRIESKNPLGSKTIENCGLANDEVTIIQGVLDMANKSLLELSVPLDKVYMLHIDSKLDHLLLEDILRVGHSRIPIYSGNRHDIKGLLLVKSLITIDPDDSITIKSLFDSKACNRYIVEPIFTAPDTNPYDALNMFQQGRCHVAILTNYVDEYTYSTKTNTPLPENCEIIGIATLEDIIEEIIQEEIIDEFDKNQRNSGIKNNLTFINEKNSIRRSSSFFKFDKSINDYLNYGFKIPKKNYNFYKEHFVSAPDLWNPIYYSK, from the coding sequence ATGGTGAGGTGTTCCAAATTAAGTTGCCAGTATTTATCTACTAAACTCATTTCTGCAATAATTTATCTGGCAATTTTAGGATTAACTGATCATTGTATTTTGTGTGATGCTTTACAAATTAGCAATTCAACAGACAATGAATTAGTATCTGATGCAGGTGAAAGCAAATATAAGACGGGTTCGATCGAATTCTATTTATGTATTTTATTTAGCATAGcactaattttttttggagGAATTTTATCAGGTTTAACGACGGGTTTAATGTCATTAGATAGCGTTCAATTACGCGTATTAATTGAAGCAGGGAACGAGCACGAAAAAAGGTGGGCAAGTATTGCCCTCGACCTTATAAAAAGGCACCATCTATTATTGGTTACCCTATTACTTGCTAACTCTATTTGTATGGAAGCGCTTCCACTTTTTCTTGATAGAATAATCCCAAGCTGGGTTGCGGTCATTTGTTCAGTCACTGCAATCTTAATTTTTGGTGAAATACTACCACAAGCAATTTGTACAGGTAAACACCAACTTAGAATAGCAGCGAGTTGTGCAACCTTTGTTAGATGCCTCATCATTTGtctatttgttttttcatGGCCAATTAGTAAATTTCTGGATTATTTCATTGGGGAGAATGGTAAGACAAATAATTTCTACGCAAGAGGCCAACTCAAAGCACTAATAGCGTTACATCGAAGAACTGGTGAATTTGATAATGCCCCTATATCTCTACTTTCAGTCGTACCAAACATTATGGACGGACGagttgaaaaaaaaatttatattgaagAGGTTCAAGTAAATGATTCAGGAAAGAATCAGCATAATGACattaaaggaaaaattcaaagttttgaaaaaatgCATTTAAGCCcttcattttttcaaaCATTATTGGATAGCAAtgaaagatttattattggcTCCCAAAAGCGAATAGAAAGTAAAAATCCGCTTGGATCTAAAACAATCGAAAATTGTGGATTGGCGAATGATGAAGTGACAATTATTCAAGGCGTACTAGATATGGCAAATAAGAGCCTTCTTGAACTTTCAGTCCCTTTAGATAAAGTATATATGTTACACATCGACTCAAAGCTAGATCACTTGCTTTTGGAAGACATACTAAGAGTAGGGCATTCTAGGATTCCCATTTATTCAGGAAATAGACACGATATTAAAGGATTGCTTTTAGTTAAGTCATTAATTACTATTGACCCAGACGACTCAATAACAATAAAGTCATTGTTTGACTCTAAAGCTTGTAATAGATATATTGTAGAACCAATTTTCACTGCCCCAGATACAAACCCCTATGATGCTCTAAATATGTTTCAGCAAGGTCGTTGCCATGTTGCTATTCTCACAAATTATGTTGATGAGTACACATATTCAACTAAGACAAATACACCCTTGCCAGAAAACTGTGAAATAATTGGGATTGCAACTCTTGAAGATATAATTGAAGAGATAATACAAGAGgaaattattgatgaatttgataaaaacCAACGTAATTCCGGcataaaaaataatctaacatttattaatgaaaaaaattctattaGGAGGAGctcatctttttttaagtTTGACAAGTCCATAAATGATTACTTGAATTATGGGTTCAAAATAcctaaaaaaaattataatttctaCAAAGAACATTTTGTTTCTGCGCCTGACCTGTGGAATCCTATATATTATAGTAAATAA
- a CDS encoding anaphase promoting complex subunit 10, giving the protein MPSLPNQTCDDFMSSLIEIGDLASWSLSSAKPGNGIQQLRDNNSSTFWQSDGQSPHTITLRFPKKTKVSVIDLYLAYKIDESYTPQIISIRSGNQESDLEELKEMQLTEPDGWVRIPLSPREIADNFFKDAM; this is encoded by the exons ATGCCAAGTCTCCCAAATCAAACTTGTGATGATTTTATGTCCAGCTTAATTGAAATAGGAGACTTGGCATCCTGGTCCCTTTCTTCTGCTAAA CCAGGAAATGGAATACAACAGTTGAGAGATAATAACTCAAGCACATTTTGGCAAAGCGATGGCCAAAGCCCACACACAATCACGCTGAGATTTCctaaaaaaacaaaagttTCGGTAATTGATCTATACCTTGCATACAAAATAGATGAAAGTTATACTCCccaaattatttctattagGTCTGGAAATCAAGAAAGCGATTTGGAGGAGTTGAAAGAAATGCAACTTACTGAACCAGATGGATGGGTAAGAATTCCTCTCTCCCCAAGGGAAATCGCggataatttttttaaagatgCAATGTAA
- a CDS encoding signal recognition particle SPR19 → FVNKMNKERTQADQDTSKWKIIYPSYLNSNNTKSSGRLSSLIHCVEDPTIAEIAEVCIQLGIPCKVESKRYSKDCRTLGRVRFQLFDESGRAFNDRILTKKILLNQIGIMIPKLKNRQNTTSSVIDHANSRNNKANIDDIHNENNCKIKETDSITYSGVNIHSSNAKSNSKKKK, encoded by the coding sequence tttgttaataaaatgaaCAAGGAACGAACACAAGCGGATCAAGATACTTCAAAGTGGAAGATTATTTACCCTTCATActtaaatagtaataatacaaaGTCCAGTGGTAGATTATCTTCTCTAATTCATTGTGTAGAAGATCCAACTATTGCAGAAATAGCAGAAGTATGCATCCAATTGGGAATACCTTGTAAGGTTGAGAGCAAAAGATATTCAAAGGACTGCCGAACTCTTGGAAGAGTTAGGTTTCAACTTTTTGATGAAAGTGGGAGGGCTTTTAATGATAGAATTttgacaaaaaaaattctacTCAATCAAATTGGTATAATGATaccaaaattaaaaaatagaCAAAATACTACATCATCTGTTATTGATCATGCgaattcaagaaataataagGCAAATATTGATGACATtcataatgaaaataattgcAAAATTAAGGAAACAGACTCGATAACTTATAGCGGTGTAAACATACATTCCAGCAATGCAAAGAgcaattcaaaaaaaaagaaataa
- a CDS encoding CG9286/Bcp1p/BRCA and CDKN1A-interacting protein isoform C-like: protein MSSKKHIRVDDESNQLNFNNESIDGEIFLSATESPSYGKKAKRTDSDSSDNESVIDGEFEFNDPNENDYHSIKNILLMSQYSRIKGIQFHEFVDLICNQGNIGTTVSISDSIIAFSTILNFRQYKETLNKIVDYLSGVISKSRNKEFENLFNSVIYEKNVGLMVNERFPNTPLEIVPALCNCLKDDIQWTIDNLYTDIPNKEREYYKWDYIILLTTRYISPDSNTIIYQKYEEEKLVINSLHTIIWQGDKKQLCGTGKKDETDLMNQQFLVSILSYDQFQKNYN from the coding sequence atgaGCTCAAAAAAACATATTCGAGTTGATGATGAATCTAACCAATTAAACTTCAACAATGAATCTATAGATGgagaaatttttttgtcAGCAACTGAAAGCCCATCTTACGGAAAGAAAGCTAAAAGAACTGATTCAGACTCTAGTGATAATGAATCTGTTATTGATggagaatttgaatttaacgaccctaatgaaaatgattacCATAGCATAAAGAACATTTTACTAATGTCGCAATATTCTCGAATTAAGGGCATTCAATTTCATGAATTTGTTGATTTGATTTGTAATCAAGGTAATATAGGAACTACAGTTTCTATTTCTGACAGTATTATTGCATTTTCTACAATTCTGAACTTTCGTCAATACAAAgaaactttaaataaaattgttGACTATTTAAGTGGAGTTATTTCGAAAAGTCGCaacaaagaatttgaaaatctGTTTAATTCCGTTATATATGAGAAAAATGTTGGATTGATGGTTAATGAAAGATTTCCAAATACTCCCCTTGAAATAGTTCCTGCCCTTTGTAATTGTTTAAAAGACGATATACAGTGGACGATAGATAACTTATATACTgatattccaaataaagaaagagagTATTACAAATGGGATTACATAATTTTACTTACGACTAGGTATATTTCGCCTGATAGCAATACTataatatatcaaaaatacgaagaagaaaagctcgttattaattctttgcATACTATTATTTGGCAAGGAGACAAAAAACAACTCTGTGGAACAGGCAAGAAAGATGAGACAGATCTGATGAACCAGCAGTTCTTGGTTTCAATTTTAAGCTATgatcaatttcaaaaaaactACAATTAA
- a CDS encoding kinesin heavy chain produces the protein MSIENRQININSNINIKTCDKLKAELSLQKYKGEINIGVNSKRASKVMDAVGKISNSNKIHLNRENVRVIVRVRPIQDCNESSSSCVSIINEQQTQAKQIVLEDPRHRGLPKKYEFDEIYGTESTTEDIYSKEIKDYVNPLLSECSCINIFAFGSSGTGKTFTMHGDFNNEIGIVGLTIKQLIEINDKQAEPGAFSFSFFEVYCEQIQDLLTGAERLEHLDKPLKSTKSNISIRTDICGRIRIVGANSSEFKTWDEFNSAYSSALKKRASGKTAVNSNSSRSHACIQINYIPPASNITQFEAETRNEDTIDNRRKRGSISFHVKPKVNLSYPRTIVNLIDLSGFENNKITNNTGKRMAESTFINSSLLSLSKVINALKKNAGTQSTQSCIPYRESKLTRLLQEYLGGGADPPYSPYCLRCIMVCTISPSVTFFQQTYATLNTPSYGNNSIMRKYIGIASATTNIDLKNSLEVNRATLKSQKINSSKSLNKIVTAGKNSNSNTIHLAAKATSEKKLYDRADELFSRKNSYKNIESRVAQMIKGKVPLNVGEPKKSRDINYGEIPKGSVPGSSSQKNIVKQPYSIGSTKIKCIEAKGPEERLISDLTKCDKACCKSIRCENVMETVSEALGRDDCSADSNTPEHREGPQSNQNNVKDLQITDTSENKSICANLDVSRDEKVNVELNKSNSRSSAKDKGSLGMIIRRPVTRSQTKKD, from the coding sequence atgTCCATAGAAAACCGgcaaataaatataaactctaacataaatataaaaacaTGCGATAAATTGAAGGCTGAACTTTCTTTGCAAAAATACAAGGGCGAGATAAATATAGGTGTAAATTCGAAGAGAGCTTCGAAAGTTATGGATGCCGTTGGGAAAATTTCGAATTCAAATAAGATACATTTGAATAGAGAGAATGTGCGAGTTATTGTAAGAGTTAGACCCATTCAAGATTGCAATGAATCTAGTTCTAGCTGCGtaagtattattaatgaacaACAGACTCAAGCAAAACAAATTGTCTTGGAGGACCCACGCCACCGAGGTCTACCAAAAAAATACGAGTTTGATGAAATATACGGTACTGAAAGTACTACAGAAGAcatatattcaaaagaGATTAAAGATTACGTTAATCCATTATTATCAGAATGCTCatgtataaatatttttgccTTTGGTAGCTCAGGAACAGGTAAGACATTTACTATGCATGGcgattttaataatgagaTAGGAATTGTTGGATTAACAATTAAGCAActtattgaaataaatgaCAAACAAGCTGAACCTGGGGCCTTctctttttcattttttgaagTTTATTGCGAACAAATACAAGATTTACTTACTGGAGCTGAGCGTTTAGAACATTTGGATAAACCTTTAAAATCAACAAAATCTAACATTTCTATAAGAACTGATATTTGTGGCAGAATTAGAATTGTTGGAGCAAATAGTTCAGAATTTAAAACTTGGgatgaatttaattctgCTTATTCATCTGCATTGAAAAAACGTGCTTCTGGTAAGACTGCAGTGAATTCAAATAGTAGCAGAAGTCATGCATgcattcaaattaattatattccGCCTGCATCTAATATCACTCAATTTGAAGCAGAAACTAGAAATGAGGACACAATAGACAATAGAAGAAAACGAGGAAGTATTTCGTTCCATGTCAAACCTAAAGTAAATTTGAGTTATCCCCGTACAATTGTTAATCTTATAGATCTATCCGggtttgaaaataataagattACAAACAACACCGGAAAAAGAATGGCAGAAAGTACTTTCATAAATTCTTCGTTATTATCATTGAGCAAAGTGATCAATGcattgaagaaaaatgcTGGAACCCAATCAACTCAGAGCTGTATCCCGTATAGAGAAAGCAAACTCACCAGGCTACTACAGGAGTATTTAGGTGGAGGTGCAGATCCGCCTTATTCTCCCTATTGTTTGAGATGTATAATGGTATGCACAATTTCTCCATCAGTTACATTTTTTCAGCAGACTTATGCTACCCTAAATACTCCAAGTTATGGTAATAATTCAATCATGAGGAAATACATCGGAATTGCGTCAGCCACGACTAACatagatttaaaaaatagttTAGAGGTAAATAGAGCTACATTGAAAAGTCAAAAAATTAACTCCAGTAAGTCcttaaataaaatagttACTGCCGGCAAGaactcaaattcaaatactaTACATCTCGCAGCCAAAGCTACAAGTGAAAAAAAGCTATATGATAGGGCGGATGAGCTTTTCTCTAGAAAAAACTcatacaaaaatattgaaagtcGTGTGGCGCAGATGATAAAAGGAAAGGTACCATTAAATGTTGGCGAACCGAAAAAATCTAGAGATATCAATTATGGAGAAATACCCAAAGGCTCAGTGCCAGGCAGTAGCAGCCAAAAGAATATAGTAAAACAGCCATATTCAATAGGAAGTACCAAGATTAAATGCATTGAGGCAAAAGGACCAGAAGAAAGATTGATTTCAGATTTAACCAAATGCGATAAGGCTTGCTGCAAATCTATTAGATGCGAAAATGTAATGGAAACAGTAAGCGAAGCTTTAGGAAGAGATGATTGTTCAGCGGATTCAAATACACCAGAACATCGTGAAGGCCCCCAATCTAACCAAAATAATGTTAAAGATTTGCAGATAACCGATACTTCTGAAAACAAGTCGATTTGCGCAAACTTAGATGTTTCTAGAGATGAGAAGGTTAACGTGgaattgaataaaagtaattcaaGATCGAGTGCAAAGGATAAGGGATCACTGGGAATGATAATTCGTAGACCAGTTACAAGATCCCAAACTAAAAAAGATTAG
- a CDS encoding hypothetical protein (similar to leishmania 15426171 and trypanosoma 14250894 chagasin inhibitor of cysteine peptidase, signal peptide, possible bacterial or archaeal origin): MNKTIFRLLFFFAIYIMIGISNASDMTSSGSLKASNNLEKVKLVNLDLCNSKEAIINVQDISSSDSIIYFITVKPGTEITVNIKGNPTTGYSQQMIIKPNDSIVKVIDAEPSYVPDPHPEGMVGYGGKYTFRFSAVGSGSTVSTIEYARYFERPPKCIFKTEIQFKVIDLPCEEIIKE; this comes from the coding sequence atgaataagACAATTTTTAgacttttattttttttcgcAATTTATATAATGATTGGCATTTCAAACGCCTCTGATATGACATCTAGTGGTAGCTTGAAGGCATCCAACAACCTTGAAAAAGTTAAACTCGTAAATTTGGATTTGTGTAACTCGAAAGAAGCAATTATCAATGTTCAAGACATAAGTAGCTCTGATTCcataatatatttcattacTGTTAAGCCTGGAACGGAAATTACTGTGAATATAAAGGGCAATCCCACGACAGGGTATAGCCAACAGATGATTATTAAACCGAATGATTCAATTGTAAAAGTTATCGACGCTGAGCCAAGTTACGTTCCAGATCCACACCCAGAAGGTATGGTTGGATATGGTGGCAAGTATACTTTCAGGTTCTCGGCAGTTGGATCCGGATCAACAGTTTCGACTATTGAATATGCAAGATACTTTGAAAGGCCGCCAAAATGTATTTTTAAGACAGAAATTCAATTCAAAGTTATCGATCTACCCTGcgaagaaataataaaggaatag